One Brassica napus cultivar Da-Ae chromosome A5, Da-Ae, whole genome shotgun sequence DNA window includes the following coding sequences:
- the LOC125608878 gene encoding protein CELLULOSE SYNTHASE INTERACTIVE 2-like, producing MSKPPSSMNQHETPSVSSPRQRDNNKTMMPEIDDIEKAAHTITRLIEQLHAKKSTAQEKELSSARLLGLAKGKKECRKIIGRNVNAMPSFISLVRNGTPLAKLNSASILTVLCKDENMRSKLLIGGCIPPLLSLLKSDSVDARRAAAEAIYEVSLCGMDDDDTVGTKIFVTEGVVPSLWDQLKMKKKQDQTVEGYLVGALRNLCGDRDCFWTVTLEDGGVDIILKLLQSSNAASQSNAASLLARLIRTFPFSVSKIVESGAVQVLAQLLGDEINLVVRASVVNALEAITSKSEEAKNVARDLDGIHLLISAVVTSPVDEENERVLQSYGTQALANLCGGMSALIVYLGGLSLSPRLTEPIADILGALAYALRKFQPSSHDDKVTLDLTLTEGVLVKLLKPRDTQLIQERILEAMSSLYGNVDVSQSLNNVDTKRVLVGLTILATGDPRERMITCLSNLCKYEDVWEAIGKREGIQILIPFLGLSSELHQQLSVEFLAILTDKVEESRWAVTSAGGIPPLLQILETGVSHKAKDDAVRVLWNLCCHSEEIRLCVEKAGAIPVLLGLLQNGGAKAQENSANTLLKLIKTADPSVIEQVQALFLGDAPKSKTHLIRVLGHVLASASLEEFVTKGSAANNGLRSLVQRLASSNEKMKENAASVLADLFSSRKDLCGGLGFDENDSPCTKLLSGNTHAVATQLAHAIGSLSNPTKKKIVQKKLSGPEVEVIRPLIKSAKTNPIESAENPMSTLANLLSDPNIAAEALADDVVSALTRILREGTVQGKRNASQALHHLLKHFQVNDVFKGNDQCLPELIELLNATDLNNSAFIDVLEVLSLLAKAKYGANFSHNPFSAFTEAPSSLDSLVRCVADGHPLVQDKAIDILSRFCKTQFVALGEVLVTRSKSISSLANRTTNSSSPEIKVGGALLLLCAAKKDKTLCVEVIGRSGHSKSLVSSLLDMSKQNSLCCSYRVEIQRPRSFIANNLCLKMGDSDMVDPVTVLGSTISMWFLSIFCSSHPNNTLTVMEDNGLEIIAEKLQRYKFNTQEEVSDSEEKWILLSFLAVMSQEPDVVSSPAVSNLVPTLAVFMQSDQTIDGYFTAQILAALVRSRNDKIIAEIMNSDIVEALINSVGNTESETWNLYALAEELSLLQKPCEATLEALFKDERLRRGSLTQKSIPLLVNLVKPNANKQTLPVVVRLLSNIAEWGDSSKLLIAEAGGLIALAEYLSSSPQDSTELTVCELLGSLFQCPEITHHKTALSSMKQLIGILHLACGSTRYSAARALRELFSSEHIRDSESAWKALSPLVEMLRTTLESERDIALTALAKLTIAKCPRPDIFNCIEGNPLDNIYKILHSESSSLESKTSAARICAFLFTSEHLRESSSAADCMVPIISLIRSGTSTAVEAGMVAVNRLLDSKRYTEAAEEHDCVNLFFGFVASGNYVISEGAISCLVKMAKDNTPRKMDLIKMGIIEQCVGQLSTHSPSSLCSVIAELFRVLTNVGAVARSQEAIKMVQPVLLVLRRKDLDFQGHLGGLQAVANILEKPMLLESINMASSAIITPLIPLLESESITVQHAAAELLTSLLESQRFQEEIATKDLIVPLVKLAGIRVRNLQETALMGLEKSSITWTKEVADAEGIQELSKVIIDEDPQLPVSLWESAAFILSNILRFNPEHYYFTVPVSVLAKMLFSTAESTVILAIDALIIHEKKDSSSVVEMSESGALDALLDLLRSHHCQELSARLVELILRNPKVRETKLCKLVITPLSEYILDIETRSESAKLLVAMALRDISQHEGIAKATDSALACRALISLIVEEPSEEMQMVVMCGLGNFAMYSRTSRKAMAEAGGVGLVQEMLRSSNPQVSTQAALMIRSLFSNHTLQEYVSCEIIKSLTAAMERELWTTAMINVEVVRTLNAVLTTFPKLRSSEAATACIPHLIGALKSGDKEARDSALDTIHTLRQSWRTMPTETARSQAVLAAEAIPMLQLMMKSKSPERSFHERGNSLLNCLPGSLTVAIKRGDNLKRSMGNTNAFCSLIIDNCPKKKTKVVKRTSSPVWKESFTWDFAVPPRGLFLEIVCKSNNIFRDKNLGKVRIPIDKVLTEGSYSGSFSLSNESKKDDGSNRSLDVEIVWSNQTF from the exons ATGTCAAAGCCTCCCTCCTCAATGAATCAGCACGAAACTCCTTCGGTGTCTTCTCCTAGGCAGAG GGacaacaataaaacaatgaTGCCTGAGATTGATGATATAGAGAAAGCAGCACACACGATCACACGTCTCATTGAGCAACTTCATGCCAAGAAATCAACGGCGCAAGAGAAAGAGCTCAGCAGCGCTCGTCTTCTCGGTCTAGCAAAAGGTAAAAAAGAGTGTAGAAAGATAATTGGACGAAACGTGAACGCCATGCCATCCTTCATATCACTTGTCAGGAACGGAACCCCTTTGGCAAAACTCAATTCCGCTTCAATCTTGACCGTTCTATGCAAAGACGAAAACATGCGTTCTAAACTACTAATAGGAGGATGTATCCCGCCGCTGTTGTCACTCTTGAAATCTGACTCTGTGGACGCAAGAAGAGCAGCGGCGGAGGCCATATATGAAGTTTCTTTGTGTGGaatggatgatgatgatactGTTGGTACTAAGATATTTGTCACGGAAGGCGTCGTACCGAGTTTATGGGATCAGTTAAAGATGAAAAAGAAGCAGGACCAAACAGTTGAAGGATATTTGGTTGGAGCTTTGAGAAATCTATGCGGCGATAGAGACTGTTTCTGGACAGTAACGCTAGAAGATGGCGGAGTCGACATCATCTTAAAGCTTCTGCAATCTAGTAACGCGGCATCTCAATCAAACGCGGCTTCTCTCTTAGCTCGTCTCATTAGGACTTTTCCTTTTAGCGtgtcaaaaatagttgagtcaGGTGCTGTGCAAGTTCTGGCTCAGCTTCTAGGTGATGAAATCAACCTTGTCGTTCGTGCCAGTGTAGTCAATGCTCTAGAAGCCATCACATCGAAGTCAGAAGAAGCTAAGAATGTGGCTAGAGATTTGGATGGGATCCACCTTCTGATTAGCGCAGTGGTTACTTCGCCGGTAGATGAAGAAAATGAACGTGTCTTACAGAGTTATGGAACACAAGCTTTAGCAAACTTATGCGGAggaatgtctgctttgattgtGTACCTTGGAGGTCTATCATTGTCTCCGCGCCTCACTGAGCCCATCGCTGACATTCTTGGAGCTCTTGCTTATGCTCTGAGGAAGTTTCAGCCAAGTAGTCACGATGATAAAGTAACGTTGGATCTAACACTAACAGAAGGAGTACTAGTGAAACTACTGAAGCCCCGAGATACTCAATTGATCCAAGAACGTATCTTGGAAGCTATGTCAAGTCTATATGGAAATGTTGATGTATCACAATCACTCAATAATGTGGACACTAAGAGGGTTTTAGTCGGGCTAACAATCTTGGCCACGGGAGATCCACGTGAACGGATGATaacttgtttgtcaaatttatGCAAATATGAGGATGTCTGGGAAGCTATTGGGAAGAGAGAAGGGATTCAAATCCTCATACCGTTTCTTGGGTTGTCCAGCGAACTTCATCAACAACTGTCAGTTGAGTTCTTAGCGATCTTGACTGACAAGGTGGAAGAAAGTAGATGGGCTGTTACTTCGGCAGGCGGGATTCCTCCATTACTGCAGATACTAGAGACTGGTGTATCGCACAAGGCAAAGGACGACGCGGTCCGTGTCCTTTGGAACCTGTGTTGTCACAGCGAGGAAATACGTCTTTGCGTTGAGAAAGCAGGAGCTATTCCTGTACTCTTGGGGCTTCTACAAAACGGTGGAGCAAAAGCACAAGAGAACTCAGCGAATACGCTTTTGAAACTGATTAAAACAGCTGACCCAAGTGTTATCGAGCAAGTACAGGCTTTGTTTCTCGGAGATGCTCCTAAATCAAAGACTCATTTGATCAGAGTTCTAGGCCATGTTCTTGCATCGGCTTCGTTGGAGGAATTTGTCACCAAGGGTTCTGCAGCTAATAATGGATTGAGGTCACTTGTCCAAAGACTTGCCTCATCCAacgagaagatgaaagagaacGCAGCTTCTGTCTTGGCTGATTTATTCAGTTCAAGAAAAGACCTTTGTGGTGGTCTTGGATTTGATGAGAATGATAGTCCATGCACAAAGCTTTTAAGCGGAAACACTCACGCCGTTGCAACGCAACTAGCCCACGCCATTGGTTCTCTATCCAATCCAACAAAGAAAAAGATTGTACAAAAGAAGTTATCCGGTCCAGAAGTCGAAGTGATCAGACCATTGATAAAGTCAGCAAAAACAAACCCGATCGAGTCAGCAGAGAACCCCATGTCCACTCTTGCCAACCTTCTTTCCGACCCAAATATTGCAGCCGAGGCATTAGCTGATGATGTTGTTTCTGCTTTGACAAGAATATTAAGAGAAGGAACAGTACAAGGGAAGAGAAATGCTTCACAAGCTCTACATCATTTACTTAAGCATTTCCAGGTTAACGATGTGTTTAAAGGAAATGATCAGTGTCTTCCTGAACTCATTGAGCTCTTAAACGCTACTGACCTTAACAACAGCGCCTTTATAGATGTTTTGGAAGTACTCTCTTTGCTGGCTAAAGCTAAGTATGGTGCTAACTTTTCGCATAACCCCTTTTCCGCATTCACCGAAGCTCCTTCCAGTTTGGACTCTCTCGTCCGATGTGTAGCTGATGGTCATCCTCTCGTGCAAGATAAAGCAATAGATATTTTGTCTCGCTTCTGCAAGACACAGTTTGTCGCGCTAGGTGAAGTTTTGGTCACACGATCGAAATCAATTTCTTCCTTGGCTAACAGGACAACCAACTCATCTAGTCCTGAAATAAAAGTTGGGGGAGCTCTGTTGCTTCTATGCGCAGCGAAGAAGGACAAAACATTATGCGTTGAAGTAATTGGAAGATCAGGGCATTCGAAAAGCTTAGTAAGCAGTCTTCTTGATATGTCAAAGCAGAACTCTCTATGCTGTTCATATAGAGTTGAAATTCAAAGACCAAGATCTTTCATCGCAAACAACTTGTGCTTAAAGATGGGCGACTCCGACATGGTTGATCCAGTAACTGTCTTGGGAAGCACAATCTCTATGTGGTTTCTATCCATTTTTTGCTCTTCTCATCCCAACAACACTCTTACTGTTATGGAAGACAACGGACTTGAAATTATTGCAGAGAAGCTTCAAAGATATAAGTTCAACACACAG gagGAAGTCTCGGATTCCGAAGAAAAATGGATTCTTCTATCATTCCTAGCTGTTATGTCTCAAGAACCAGACGTTGTTTCGTCCCCAGCAGTATCAAATCTTGTGCCAACTCTAGCTGTTTTCATGCAATCTGACCAAACGATTGATGGATATTTTACTGCACAAATATTGGCAGCGTTGGTTCGTAGCAGGAATGATAAAATCATTGCAGAAATAATGAATTCAGATATCGTGGAAGCACTGATAAACTCGGTTGGAAACACAGAATCAGAAACATGGAATCTTTATGCCTTGGCAGAAGAGCTATCTCTATTACAAAAGCCTTGTGAGGCCACTTTAGAGGCACTCTTCAAAGATGAAAGACTAAGACGTGGTTCACTGACACAGAAAAGTATCCCTTTGCTGGTGAATCTCGTAAAACCAAATGCAAACAAACAAACCTTGCCAGTAGTTGTTCGGCTTCTGAGTAATATTGCAGAGTGGGGAGATTCAAGTAAACTACTTATCGCTGAAGCTGGAGGTCTCATTGCTTTAGCCGAGTACCTTTCTTCGAGTCCTCAAGATTCGACCGAGCTCACCGTTTGTGAACTGTTAGGATCACTCTTTCAGTGCCCGGAAATCACACATCACAAAACAGCTTTAAGTTCCATGAAGCAGCTCATAGGAATCCTTCATCTTGCTTGTGGAAGTACCCGCTACAGTGCCGCAAGAGCTCTCCGTGAGCTTTTTAGCTCTGAGCACATAAGAGATTCAGAATCAGCATGGAAAGCACTTTCCCCACTTGTAGAAATGCTGAGGACTACGTTGGAGAGTGAACGAGATATTGCTCTAACTGCTTTGGCGAAGCTAACTATAGCAAAATGTCCAAGGCCAGACATTTTTAATTGTATTGAAGGAAACCCATTGGACAACATCTACAAGATTTTACATTCAGAGAGCTCATCGCTTGAATCAAAGACAAGTGCTGCGAGGATATGCGCGTTTCTATTTACCAGTGAACATTTGAGAGAAAGCTCGTCCGCCGCAGATTGCATGGTACCTATTATATCACTTATCCGGTCAGGAACAAGCACTGCTGTAGAAGCTGGGATGGTTGCAGTGAACAGACTCCTGGATAGCAAAAGATACACAGAGGCTGCAGAAGAACATGATTGTGTGAACCTGTTCTTTGGCTTTGTGGCTTCTGGAAACTATGTAATCAGCGAGGGTGCGATTTCTTGTCTTGTAAAAATGGCTAAAGACAACACTCCACGTAAAATGGATCTGATTAAAATGGGGATAATCGAGCAATGCGTTGGTCAACTCTCCACACATTCTCCAAGCTCTTTGTGTTCTGTAATCGCAGAGCTTTTCAGAGTTTTGACAAACGTTGGTGCTGTTGCTAGAAGCCAAGAGGCGATAAAAATGGTACAACCGGTCCTCTTGGTTTTGCGTAGAAAAGACTTGGACTTTCAAGGCCACCTCGGTGGTTTACAAGCAGTAGCAAACATCTTGGAGAAACCCATgcttcttgaatcaataaacaTGGCATCTTCAGCAATCATTACGCCTTTGATACCATTGCTAGAGTCCGAATCAATAACAGTTCAACACGCAGCCGCAGAGTTACTGACCTCTCTACTTGAATCGCAACGTTTCCAAGAAGAGATTGCGACCAAGGATCTCATTGTTCCTCTTGTGAAGCTTGCCGGGATCCGAGTAAGAAATTTACAAGAGACAGCTTTAATGGGTTTGGAGAAATCGTCAATTACATGGACTAAAGAAGTAGCTGACGCCGAAGGGATCCAAGAGCTCTCAAAAGTTATAATCGACGAAGATCCTCAGCTTCCTGTATCTCTATGGGAATCAGCAGCTTTCATATTAAGCAATATTCTCAGATTCAATCCAGAACACTATTACTTTACAGTACCTGTATCAGTTCTCGCAAAAATGCTCTTCTCAACAGCCGAGAGCACAGTGATCTTAGCCATAGACGCATTGATCATCCACGAGAAGAAAGACTCGTCAAGTGTTGTAGAAATGTCCGAATCTGGTGCGCTCGACGCATTACTTGATCTGCTAAGATCACACCATTGCCAAGAACTCTCTGCAAGATTAGTCGAACTGATATTACGCAATCCAAAGGTCAGGGAGACAAAACTCTGCAAGCTTGTAATAACTCCTTTGTCAGAGTACATACTAGACATAGAGACAAGATCAGAATCCGCAAAGCTCCTAGTGGCTATGGCTCTCAGAGACATCTCTCAACACGAAGGAATCGCTAAAGCCACGGACTCGGCCTTAGCGTGCCGCGCACTAATCAGCTTGATCGTGGAAGAACCAAGCGAAGAGATGCAAATGGTTGTGATGTGTGGGTTAGGGAACTTTGCAATGTACAGTAGAACGAGCAGAAAAGCTATGGCAGAAGCTGGTGGTGTGGGTTTGGTTCAAGAGATGCTTAGATCATCTAATCCACAAGTTTCTACTCAAGCAGCTCTAATGATCAGATCTCTCTTCTCTAATCATACACTTCAAGAGTATGTCTCCTGTGAAATCATCAAATCTTTAACCG CTGCGATGGAGAGGGAGTTATGGACGACTGCGATGATAAACGTGGAAGTGGTGAGAACGCTAAACGCAGTTCTGACGACGTTTCCCAAACTCCGATCATCGGAGGCGGCAACCGCATGTATCCCTCACTTAATCGGAGCTTTGAAATCCGGCGATAAAGAAGCGAGAGACTCGGCGTTAGACACGATCCACACGCTGAGACAGTCGTGGAGAACGATGCCGACGGAGACGGCGAGGTCTCAGGCGGTTTTAGCAGCGGAGGCGATTCCGATGCTGCAACTGATGATGAAATCCAAATCTCCGGAGCGAAGCTTCCACGAGAGAGGGAACAGTCTCTTGAATTGTTTGCCGGGAAGTTTAACGGTGGCAATCAAACGCGGAGATAATCTGAAACGCTCTATGGGTAACACAAACGCGTTTTGTAGCTTAATCATCGATAATTGCCCCAAAAAGAAAACCAAG GTTGTGAAACGCACCAGCTCACCGGTTTGGAAGGAATCTTTCACATGGGACTTTGCTGTTCCTCCTAGAGGACTGTTTCTAGAAATCGTATGCAAATCAAACAACATTTTCCGCGAC AAAAATTTGGGGAAGGTGAGGATCCCAATTGATAAAGTGCTGACAGAAGGGAGTTACAGTGGAAGTTTTAGCCTAAGTAACGAAAGCAAGAAAGATGATGGTTCGAACAGAAGTCTAGACGTCGAGATTGTTTGGTCGAATCAGACATTTTAA
- the LOC106407659 gene encoding cyclin-A1-1-like: MSNTNQNRRPSFTSSVKPISNTAVMAKKRAPLGNITNQKKESQIPNSSVDFAHCSNKSAKLKQAPTQPVCVNATSLLCEQTQASSSSKSDDESMSIDETKSTCDSYKSPGVEYIDSEDVSAVVSIERKAFSNLYITPSSETTNVNYCRRYVLSEMENKDKFINIDNNDADPQLCPPFACDIYNHLRAAEAKKRPAVDYMETVQKDVNSSMRGILVDWLVEVSEEYRLVPETLYLTVNYIDRYLSGNVISRHKLQLLGVACMMVAAKYEEICAPQVEEFCYITDNTYLKDEVLDMESAVLNYLKFEMSAPTAKCFLRRFFRAAHGVNEAPCMQLECMANYIAELSLLEYTMLSHSPSLVAASAIFLAMYILDPTRRPWNSTLQLYTQYGAMELRGCVKDLQRFCSNAHVSTLPAVRDKYSQHKYKFVAKKFCPSIIPPEFFNNSCIDQFSN, from the exons ATGTCGAACACTAATCAGAATCGGCGGCCTTCCTTTACCTCGTCAGTGAAACCAATCTCTAACACGGCGGTTATGGCCAAGAAACGAGCCCCACTGGGTAACATCACTAATCAAAAGAAGGAGTCACAAATCCCAAATTCATCTGTTGATTTT gcGCATTGTTCGAACAAATCTGCGAAATTGAAGCAGGCACCAACACAACCTGTTTGCGTTAATGCTACTTCTTTGCTCTGTGAGCAAACCCAAGCGTCTTCTTCTAGCAAATCCGATGATGAATCTATGTCAATCGACGAGACAAAGTCTACATGTGATTCCTATAAGAGCCCTGGAGTCGAGTATATCGACAGTGAAGATGTGTCTGCTGTGGTTTCCATCGAGAGGAAGGCATTTAGCAATCTATACATAACCCCGAGTTCAGAGACAACTAACG TTAACTATTGCAGAAGATATGTATTGTCTGAAATGGAGAATAAGGATAAGTTTATCAACATCGACAATAACGATGCGGATCCGCAGCTCTGTCCACCGTTTGCTTGTGATATTTACAATCATCTTCGTGCCGCCGAg GCAAAGAAGCGGCCTGCGGTTGACTACATGGAGACAGTTCAAAAGGATGTAAACTCTAGTATGCGTGGAATCCTAGTTGATTGGCTTGTTGAG GTATCAGAAGAGTATAGGCTTGTACCTGAGACGTTGTATCTGACAGTGAACTACATTGATAGATATCTATCTGGCAATGTGATTAGTAGACACAAGCTTCAGTTGCTCGGTGTGGCATGTATGATGGTAGCAGC AAAATATGAAGAGATATGTGCACCACAAGTCGAGGAGTTCTGCTATATCACCGATAATACATATCTCAAGGATGAG GTTCTTGACATGGAATCTGCTGTTTTGAATTACTTGAAGTTTGAAATGTCAGCCCCTACAGCCAAATGTTTTCTAAG ACGCTTTTTTCGGGCTGCCCATGGGGTTAATGAGGCTCCGTGTATGCAGCTAGAATGTATGGCCAACTACATTGCGGAATTGTCGCTTTTGGAGTACACAATGCTCTCTCATTCTCCTTCACTTGTTGCTGCTTCTGCCATTTTCTTGGCTATGTATATTCTAGACCCAACAAGAAGACCGTGG AATTCGACGTTGCAACTCTATACGCAGTATGGAGCGATGGAATTGAGAGGATGTGTGAAGGATCTTCAACGATTCTGCAGTAACGCTCACGTCTCTACTCTTCCTGCTGTAAGGGACAAGTACAGTCAACACAAA tACAAGTTTGTGGCAAAGAAGTTTTGTCCATCAATTATCCCCCCAGAGTTCTTCAACAACAGCTGCATTGATCAATTTTCGAATTAA